The stretch of DNA TCCACCGCCATCAGCACGGCCGCCGCCAGCGCGCCCACCGGCGGGTCGACATTCGCCTGGACGGCTCCGCGCAGGTAGCGGGCGGCCCGCAGGACGGCGTCGTGCCGCGCGCCCACCAGGCGGATCAGCCACATGGCCGCCTGAGCCGTCCCGTACACCCGCGCGCGGGCATCGCCCGGTCGGTGCAGGGGACGGGGGTGAAACGGCAGGACCGCCGGGCTCTCCTCCCAGGCGCCCGCGGGGCGCTGGACCATCAGCAGGTAGGCTGCCGCGCGCTCGGCGGCCGGAGAGCCCAGCAGGCGCAGGTCGTCCATCCACCGCAGCGCCGCCACGGTGGCGGCCAGCGACGACGGGCGACCGGGAAGCAGGCCGTAGGGAAACCCGCCGTCGTCGTTCTGCCGGCCCAGCAGCGCCCGTGCCACCCGTGGTTCGGGCGCCGGCCAGCCCAGCAGGCCGGCCAGGCGGGCCCGCTCCAGTTCGTCTCCGTGGTCGCGGATGTAGGCGATGGCCCTGGACAGGGAGGTCGCCATCCCGGAGCCGCTCAGGATCTGCCCCCAGGCCGCGTCGCGGCCTGGGGGAACTTCGCCAGGTAGTTCCTGGCCGCCTCGAACCGCCGGACCAGCCGGTCCAGCCAGTCGTCGGCGACCAGATCGGCCTCGGGCATGAACAGCAGTGCGCCGGCCCCGCCGAGCCGCAGCCCGAACTCCACGCCGGGATACGGCTCCCTGACGTAGCGGACCGCGCCCCGGTCCAGCTCCAGGCGGGGATCCACCCGCGCGATGGCCGCAGCGAACCGCTGGATGGCTTCGTCGGCGGTGATCATCCTGCCCCCATTGTACGGCGCGGGCGCTGCGGCAGACAGCGGGATCCGTTGTCGCCACGAACCGCCCACACGACCCGCGCTCCCCCGCTCCCGATCCGTCCGCTATAATGAGGCCGGTCGGCCCCATCGTCTAGCCCGGCCCAGGACGCGGCCCTCTCAAGGCCGAGACAGGGGTTCGAATCCCCTTGGGGCCACCATCTCTCTTGGCGCGACATCCCCGAGGATTCGAACCCCTGGCTCGGAGGGGGTGCGGGGGAGCGCAGCTCCCCCAGGTGGTCAGGGGTGGTTCACAGCGGCCAGCCCCTCCGAGGAGCGCGCCGCCGCTACAACGACCGTACGATCAACACGAAGGCGAACACCGCCACGAGGAGCACGACTGCCATCCCCAGCGCCTGCTGCAGGATCGCCGGCCAGGCATGGGCCACGCCCAGGCTCAGCGCAACCCCCACCACCACCAGCAGGCCCCCCAGAGCCCACAGCGGTCGCGCGGCCTGCGGCGCTGCCGGCGGAGGTGGCCGGTCTGTACCGCCCAGATAGTAGGGGACGCTGGTCACCACCGGCACGCGCTGGCCAGCCCGGCTCCGCCTGAAATACAGGGCCACCTTCAGCAGCAGGGCGTTCTGGCCGTGCAGCAGAAAGTGCCACCACTTTTCGGGGACGAATTCTGGCAGCACGATCGTCAACTGCTGGTCGAACCCCACCTCCCACTCCAGGGTATCCAGATACGTCAGCAGAGGCCCGGTGAGGGACCGGTAGGGGGACGGCAGGACCCGCAGAGGGATTCCCGGAGCCCACCGCGGCCACTTCTCCACCGTCTCCCGGGTGCGCTGAGGATCGATGTCCACCAGGACCGCCGTCACATCGTCGCTGAGGGAGCGGGCATACCGCAGGGCCGGGAGGACTCCCCGGTGGATGCCCCCCACCGGCACCACCACCTTGTGATGGCGGATCGGCTCGGGTAGACGCGCTCCCTCCAGGGTCAGCTGCCGCCGCACATCCTGGTAGTGGTGGTGGACGAGCCGCATCGTCGCGACGCATCCGGGGATGAGCAGGGCCACAATCCACGCGCCGTGGACGAACTTGGTGACCACCACCACCGTCAGGACCAGGCAGGTGACCGACGCGCCCACTCCGTTGATCAGCATGTGCAGCCGCCACCCCGGCTCCCGCCGGGTCCACCACCGTCTGACCATACCGGCCTGGGACAGAGTGAAGGCCAGAAACACACCCACCGCGTACAGGGGGATCAGGGCGTGGGTGCTGGCGTGGAACGCCGCGACCAGCAGGCCGCTGACCAGAGCCAGGAGCACGATCCCGTTGGCAAACACCAGCCGGTCGCCCAGGTTGGCCAGCTGGCGCGGCAGAAACCCGTCCCGGGCGAGGATGGCCGACAGCCGCGGGAAGTCGGCAAAGCTGGTGTTGGCGGCCAGGATCAGGATCAGGCTGGTGGCCGCCTGGACGAGGTAGTACATGCCCCCGGTGCCGAAGACGGAGCGGGCGATCTGGGAGAGCACGGTCTCCTGCGGGTGCGGGGAGATCCCCAGCTGGTGGGCCAGGGTGGTGATGCCCATGAACAGCGCGCCCAGGATCCCGGCCATCCACAGCAGCGTGATCCCGGCGTTGCGGGCCTCGGGCGGATAAAAGGCGGGGATCCCGTTGCTGATGGCCTCCACGCCGGTGAGGGCCGTCGATCCCGAGGCGAACGCCCGGAGGACCAGCCACGCCGACAGAGACGCCGGGCCGGCTGTGGTCTCCGGAGGAGGGGGCGGGGAGTGGCCGAAAGAGCGACCCAGACCCACCACCACCAGCGCCCCCACGGCCCCCACGAACAGATAGGTGGGCACGGCAAACACCGCTGCCGACTCCCGGACCCCCCGGAGGTTGATGGTCGCCACCAGGGCGATGGCCAGCAGGGCCAGCGGAACGCGCTGGCCGTACAGGGCCGGGACGGCGGAGGTGACCGCCGCCACGCCCGAGGAGATGCTCACCGACACGGTCAGCGCATAGTCGATCAGCAGCGCCGCCGCCGCCACCAGGCCCGGCCACAGCCCCAGGTTGTCGTGGGCCACGATGTAGGCCCCGCCTCCGGACGGGTAGGCGTGGATGGTCTGGTAGTACGAAAACGCCACCACCGCCAGAACCGCGGCGATGGCCCCCGCGATGGGCACGCTCAGGGACAGGGCACCCGCGCCGGCCGCGCTGAGGACGATCAGGATCTCCTCGGTGGCGTACGCCGTGCTGGACAGGGCGTCCGACGAAAAGACCGCCAGCCCCTTGACTTTCGAGACGCGCTCGTGGATGAGCTGCGAGGTCGGGAGGGGAGGGCCGATCAGGACGCGGCGGAGCACGCTGCCGATCATCGACCGTCTCTCCGGCAGACGGCGCGGAGAGGGTTTTCCCGCGCGCCGCCCGAGGGGTTCTCAGCGCGCCGGCTGGGCGGCCACCGGACCCGCCGGGACCGGCAGGGCCGCCCGGCGACTGGCCAGCACCGCCGCCCCTACCAGGACCGCCGCGCCGGCGACCACCAGCACCCGCACCGCTGCGGGCAGAGGGCGGGTCACCACCGGGACGATGAGGATCGCCACCAGGTTCATCACCTTGATGAGCGGGTTGAGGGCGGGGCCGGCGGTGTCCTTGAGAGGGTCGCCGACGGTGTCGCCGATCACCGCCGCCCGGTGCACCTCCGTGCCTTTGCCACCCAGGTAGCCGTCTTCGATCTTCTTCTTGGCGTTGTCCCACGCCCCGCCGGTGTTGGCCATGAAGACCGCCAGCAGCTGCGCCGTCAGGATCGCCCCCGCCAGATAGGCCCCCAGGGGCGCCGCCCCCAGGCCGAACCCCACCACAACCGGCGCGCCGATGGCGATCATGCCCGGCCCCAGCAGCTCCCGCTGGGCCGCCCGGGTGACGATGTCCACGCACCGGGAATAGTCGGGGCGGGCGCGCCCCTCCAGCAGCCCGGGGATCTCCCGGAACTGACGGCGGACCTCCTCCACCACCAGGAACGCCGACCGCCCCACAGCCCGGATGAGGAAGGCGGACACCAGGAAGGGCACGGCGCCGCCCGCCAGGAGGCCGACGAAAACCAGAGGCAGATTCACCTGAATCCCCACCCGCTCCAGCAGGACGGCGACCGCCCGGGGTCCGGCGCCGGCCACCTCCCCGGCGGTCACGAACAGCCGCGCCTCGTCCACGAACGACCGG from Armatimonadota bacterium encodes:
- a CDS encoding APC family permease, coding for MIGSVLRRVLIGPPLPTSQLIHERVSKVKGLAVFSSDALSSTAYATEEILIVLSAAGAGALSLSVPIAGAIAAVLAVVAFSYYQTIHAYPSGGGAYIVAHDNLGLWPGLVAAAALLIDYALTVSVSISSGVAAVTSAVPALYGQRVPLALLAIALVATINLRGVRESAAVFAVPTYLFVGAVGALVVVGLGRSFGHSPPPPPETTAGPASLSAWLVLRAFASGSTALTGVEAISNGIPAFYPPEARNAGITLLWMAGILGALFMGITTLAHQLGISPHPQETVLSQIARSVFGTGGMYYLVQAATSLILILAANTSFADFPRLSAILARDGFLPRQLANLGDRLVFANGIVLLALVSGLLVAAFHASTHALIPLYAVGVFLAFTLSQAGMVRRWWTRREPGWRLHMLINGVGASVTCLVLTVVVVTKFVHGAWIVALLIPGCVATMRLVHHHYQDVRRQLTLEGARLPEPIRHHKVVVPVGGIHRGVLPALRYARSLSDDVTAVLVDIDPQRTRETVEKWPRWAPGIPLRVLPSPYRSLTGPLLTYLDTLEWEVGFDQQLTIVLPEFVPEKWWHFLLHGQNALLLKVALYFRRSRAGQRVPVVTSVPYYLGGTDRPPPPAAPQAARPLWALGGLLVVVGVALSLGVAHAWPAILQQALGMAVVLLVAVFAFVLIVRSL
- a CDS encoding prenyltransferase/squalene oxidase repeat-containing protein: MATSLSRAIAYIRDHGDELERARLAGLLGWPAPEPRVARALLGRQNDDGGFPYGLLPGRPSSLAATVAALRWMDDLRLLGSPAAERAAAYLLMVQRPAGAWEESPAVLPFHPRPLHRPGDARARVYGTAQAAMWLIRLVGARHDAVLRAARYLRGAVQANVDPPVGALAAAVLMAVDGVSPAAADAVRRLPDEAWSPALQADALAVLHVAGVPASDGLVADGIRRLLAWQRPGGGWASDDGPDHDVDVSLHALGVLLRFGTWPRSA